From the genome of Kwoniella newhampshirensis strain CBS 13917 chromosome 12, whole genome shotgun sequence:
TCAAGGGAGGAGGTGCTTGTCagctgagagagaaggTTTTGGCGGAAGCTGCGGACACTTGGGTCATCGTGGCGGACTATAGAAAGAATTCGCACGTTTTAGGAACAACCGTAAGTAACTAGTGTTCTCGACTGTCGCTTATCCCGACCATCGTCGGTGTATATACTTGGTTGTACACGAGGCGGAGATTGCTGACCCCCTTTATGCCCCTTTATGTTCAGTGGACGCAAGGTATCCCTATCGAGGTCGTCCCCTTCGCCTATGCCAAAGTCCTCACGAACCTCTCTCACATGGGATCGCCCAATGCTCTCCCTAACGGTAAACCTGGGCTCAATCTGCGTATGGGAAAGATGAAGGCTGGACCTGTCGTCAGTGATAACGGCaacttcatcatcgacgcgCCGTTCCCACCAGAGATGATGCAAAAGCCAGCGGAAGTGAGTTGTATCTCCTTTTTGGGTGAAAAAGGACAAGGCTCAAcgaacgaagaagaggggtCATGCGATACTTGTCCTGCAGCATATCGCTGACTGCTGGATCTCTTAGCTACTACACGCAATCAAGATGTTGACAGGTGTTGTCGAGGTTGGACTCTTCTGCGACATGGCCAAGGCTGCATACTTTGGtaacgaggtgagtgtggagTTGTCTCTGGTCGGCCCGGTGAATGCACAAACGTAGCCGGTGTCCCCGCGGGCACTTCTCCATCTGCACGGTATGCACTGACCACATACCAAAGGACGGCACAGTAACAGTTCGAGCCGACGACGGATCTGTCGGCCAAATCAGCTCAGTCCCTAACACGCCGATTGTTGCATCTCAGGCTGAATCAGCAAGCGTGGAGGCGTAATAACAACGGTAGAATGTATGTCACTGGGCTGAATGGGAGATTTTAGCGGTGTGCATGATGAGCAGCACGACTGTGTCATAGGGCCGCAATGAGCATAGattggagaaagagaagtcGCACAAGACAGACTGAAAGCGAGGGAAGAAAATTCAATGGATAGATCCTGGGTTTTGACTATATCCTATGTATAATGCATTCCGTGTTACTCTAGTGGTCGTTAGCGAGTTCCAGTCTGCGTACAGTTGCTTGCATCCAGAGTATCAGGGCTTTGCGAGAGAGCATCCAGTGAGGAAGGCGGGGTATTTGTTCCTCTCGAAATCCGGAACCAAACAAATGTAAAGCCGGGGAACCTGACTTGAcctggtggaggtgagtcgactGAAGTCGAAACGGTGAAGGCAATCTTGTGTCCTCTGACACACCAGTGCTCCTCTCACTATCATCAAGATCACCGACCAGCGATCAACACGCTCGGCCCGTCTACCAGAGCCCAAAACGAGCGAACGTTCGTCATGCCACCGCCAAGACCATTGCATATTGTCTCGCAGCAGATCCACGCGACACTTCTCTCTCCGCCCAGTCGATTCTTGCTCGTGTCAACACTTTCAGATTCTGGTCAAGGTGATGGATGGACTCTGAGCTTGTTCAGCAGGACTGGACAAGGCGTCAGAATATGGAGTGAGACTCTGGATTTGAGCGAAGTGAGCTCAATACAGACTTCTCTGTTCCTGCCTGTCTTTGTGCTTTCTTGATATACAAGGATGACGCTGACGGGATTCGAACGGATGATCAGGTCGACGTCCCAGAGGGTGAGATCGGGGATGCTATACAGAATGGTATGCTCCATGTGGATTGCGGATGCAGAAGACAAGTAGACCTGGACACTCTGAAGGAAGtatcggtgagtcgataTGCTCGGTTCTCTTTTGAAGCTTTCTCCTTGTTATCGACACGACGGCAGAGCGCTTCTGATCCTAATCCTGGGCGACTATTCCGTTGATTTAGATTCATATATTGGTTCGGCCGAAACCGATCGTCGTGCTCTTGGTCTTGTCGAAGCTGGAAGAGCATGCTTCGGAGCTGCTAGACTCCTCGTTCCAGGTACGCGACACCCTCCTCACGTTCTCCCAAAGATGATGGCTGACGCAAGCGGTATGTTCCAAGTTACTGTCTAGACCGGATGCTTTATCCAAAGAAAGCAATTTATGTACGTGgcctctccctctcacctGATGGTATTCAAGCGGGCAGCATCTCCGGGGATTGAGTGAGTATGGCTGATATGGAATATATATACAGCTGAGATCAAAGAACTTCGAGCAAAGCTCAGTCAGAGAGAGGTACGTTGAAGTCCTCTGTTCCCAGCTTTGCTGAAGCTGTGATATGTCACGACTAACGCGCCCTTCCCTTCAGAATGAGATCCATTCGCTCAATTCGAAACTCGCATCGATGAAAGCAACGGTGGTAAGAGCTACTTCAAGTGATAACAAGAGCAAGTGTTAGTAAAATGACCTTCAATGTCAACCAACAttgtcatcgtcttctcccttgGACGCACGTTTCACTTGCTACTTCCTGTTCACCTGAGATTGTCAAGTCCTATTCGCTCCGTCTTATCCGCTCCCCCTCCATCAAATGTTCCTACGCTATTATGGTGTGTAATCGTATTTTCAACGGCTGACGAGCTTCATTCGTAGTCCCTCCAAGTCCGCAGAAAGCCGCCCCGCCAAAGGGCGCGAGTCAGCTCCAACCGAATCAGAAACGGTGAGTTAAACACCTCGTACTAGTCTTACGGACGGAGGTTGCGACGGAAAAGCTGCTTTCACTAATGACGGTTGTTATAGACGTAAAGCTGTCGAGGATGAATTTGCAGGGAGCagtgacgacgaggacgaggactAAGCAGGTTGCTACCTCGACGATAAAGTTGAAAAGCAGGACGGAGGCGAGGAGTGGGATTTTGACAAGCCGTGTATCATAGCATCATATACCCTTATGAACATGTCATCTGTACCATCGACATAAGTTTACATGCCTCTTAATGTCACCATGTCATCAGCCATCATACTGTACTGTACAAGGCAGACTTGGCGCTACCCGTCTCGCTACCCCTTCGTTACGCCTTTCACTCCCCattttctcttcttcgcgccttcttgtccttgtcccgAGGCATTACCCGCTTCTCGACGATAATCGACTACTCCCAACTCTGGTGGTATATCGCCGCGTTCGGTCGCTGTGAGCTTTATAAAGTCCAGCAAGGCGGATGTAACGCGGACTGGCTGTTTCTCTTCTATCTCTGGTGGGACTGACTGCTGCAGTCGCATGAAGAACAGTTGCAATTAGCGTATGGGACTTCTCGGCCTGCGAGAAACAAAAAGGCAGGAAGGAtggacgactcacctcgtcctctaCTTTTGGACTCGTGGTCGTCACAGTCGTAGAAGTCGAGTAAGTATATTTCAGCGGTAACGACGGAACCCAATCTTCAGCGTAGAATGGTCTTTCCCCTTTCAGATCGAGACTCGTGATTGGTCGATCCAGATCTGGTTTACGATCTTCGAGCATAGACGATGGGTCGTCATGGAATAATGAGGCAAGAGATTCGGTTTTgggtgaaggtggtggggaagggaaagtGGGGAGGGTGGGTGCTGCGCGGGATATACAGAAGGTTGTGAGCAAGTGTCCCGTCTTTATAATCAGGTGGCGAGTGAGGGGCGGAAGGTCTCTCTGTGAGTTTTGCGATCTCACACTTGAACTCTTCGTCCTGACAGATCACATCCGAGCAAGCAGGCAATTTTGAAAAGCCCAAACAAGAGCTTCGTCTCCCCAGACACCGGACAATAAACCCAGACCCAGACCCAAAGCCAAacccgactcacccttgtcTCGTCTTCGTTTAGCCTCTTTACGCATCCTCCTTACGCCCCATccactctcttcctgcGCAGCCACCAGATCTTGAGCATTGACTTCCCGTCGACCTGACAGATAGGCATAGTCTATCGAGTCTTCGAATACGTTGGTGATATCTGCGGTTCATTGGAACGATCAAACAGTGCATGCAGATCTTGATATCAGTACAAGACAACCGGGGGTTTATGGTCCGGTGCAAGGTGCGTGGAATAAGAGGGAGCAGGCATAGAACGAGGACAAATGACCCCAACTCACGTCTTTCCAGCAgtctctcgatctctgccAAAGCACCCGCTTCGGCACCTCCGAAGCCGCGATTGAGCAATGTCTGAACAATAACTTGACGAAGGTAGGCAGAGGGCGTGGAAGGTGGGATGTGGATTgcggaagaagcagaaggtAAGGAGGTGATCGTCGTATTTGATGTTGACATCGTGTTGGGCAgagcgatgatggatgCACTTGCGGCTGGACAGCTTGAGGGGATCAGACAGAACGATGATTGCGAAAGAGTCAGGATAAGAGTAATCATTGTCCGAGGAGTGTCATACTCAACTTGTATTTGGACTTCGCGCGGGGCAGCTTGCCCGAGTGGAGGGACATCAAGTACAAAGGGCTAATGAGCGAGGACTGGTCATTCAATTCTGTTGTCGTGAATTGATCATCTCAGTGGTGTTTACTATACCTCCCGAATAGCTCGAATGGGTTCAGAGGAGTGAGCACTGCAAAACTCAAAACGGTTGCAATGTCCAAGCAAGCCAACACCATCCTCCTGTTACATCCGCCGACTCTCGACCCGACCTCTTTCATTTCCCGTGCGTTCATATTACTGTATCTCCTCTCGACCCATGTCATGAACTAGATCTGACTGGTCACGAATCTAGGTCTAACCAATATCACACCCCAGGAGATCTCCGAAAGCGAAAGCACGGATTGGCTCATTGAGAACAAGTATTACACTGCTCAAGTGGAGATACAGACGATACCTATCGGTCGGACCGGACTGGACACTGAACTGCTCAGTACATGGAGCGAGGTGGACGTGGTTCTGTTCGTCTTTGAGGGCAAAGTGAGATGAAAACCTACTTTGAACTCTTTGTCAGAAGAACGGtatcagctgacatggtaTTGGTCTACTTGTATAGCCACCAAAAACATTACCGCCAACATTGATCAAGTTGCTAGCGGATCCACGAGATATAGCACTAGCAATTCAGGCTGttccatcctcgtctcGATCGAGCATCCCCAAATCAGGTCCTGCGCTTGCtatcgaagaggatgacgacgaccaTGACGGTCAGCAGGAGGGAAGTGCaggagagagtgaagaaACTCTGACAGAGCTATTCGAAGAGATAGGAATGGAATTTGTGGATGAACTTAATCCCATgacagaagaagatgacgagaggCGTGAGTTGCAAATCAGGACCATGACGAGCATATCCTACCAGACCCCAAGTAAGGACGAccttcagctgacataccTCAATGGTGGTCCTGTCTCTAGCACTCGCTCCTCTTGAGATCATACGACAAACATTACATACTCACATGTGGCCCTCAATGTCTCGGAAGCCCCTCCACTCGTCTTCCCAACTTCCTGCCTCgccctcatcatcctcatcatcattgagATCAGCACTTGATTCTCCCCCACACGCTTCTTTCCCAATTACGTTCGATGCACCTCTCGGCCAGACTGCTGTTCCCGACGAGACATTTCTGCAACAGGCTGGATCACCTTCCATGACAAAGTTTCCGGGATTGGACGAATTACGAGCCGAGATCTATAAATCCCAATTCGAAGACATAGATCGATTGGACGCATTGATCGGCGATcaggacgacgacgaggcgGCCGGAGTGGGACcgggagaggaggaataCGCGAGATTGGAAGATTGGTTggaaagtgatgatgaggaattTGATCCCCATTCTGTGCCTCCCGAGACCGGACAACAGGAGGGAGGCGATTGGTTAGAAGTGGATGATAGGAAGTTCGAACCTACTCCGCCTGAAGCATATAATGCTCGATTAGCCCGTACAGGCGAATTTGACGAGGATCAGGGATCGATCGATGGGGAAGACGAAAAACAACGACTACAACTACAGCAACAACCTACGTTAGAAAATCAAGAAAAGGGAaatggcgaagaagggttcGAGGATGATTTCACCGATTTCCATTCCgtacttcctcctccacgCACACAAGCGCAAACTCACGCACTGGATCCTACACCCCTCTTACTCCATTTACAGAGCGTACGAGCCGAGTTGGCCAATGTCactgatgaggatgagagaagggtCAGGGCTGGGAGGGAGGTCAAGCTTATCCTGGAGAGTCTGGGAATGGGCGATCTAGGTGATGATCTGGACGGGGAGTTGGAATTCGAGGAAGGGTTTGGAGAATGATGTTGCATAGGTTTGGTTAAGATGCTAGGTTAGTCTTTGTACCACTGCAAAGAGGCAAAAGCAGTGAAGCTGCAAGACTATGGCGCTGTGACTGCGTGATGCTAGACATGTACTATATTTATCACAGACGAATCACAATGCATCCTGCAACAACTCATCATGGATTTCGGAAAAATGTGCATCGTTCATCACCCGATCAAGCTCCTTGTGTCATGTCCCTCACACCCTTCTCGCTATGAAGTCATTCATTCGTCAGCTTGTACCCCACACTACATTGTCAGATGGGTGACCTACCTGAAACTCAACATTCCACCCTCCTGCATCAGCTCAACGacctcctctgcttctgccaccttcatcttccccaaGACCTTGTTGACTTCATGCAGACTCTCCGTCTTCAACGCCGTTCTCAATTTCTCCGGGAAACTTTGGAAGatctcccacttcctctgcAAGAACGCTTTGACCTGTTCGATatccatctcttccgtcccttctccctccaaCCTCAAATCATCCGGAGGAGGACCATCAGGAAGATTAAAACCTATCGTCATCGAGGGGTCTTCTGCGACAAGCTGGATCTGCTCGCTTTCACCTGCCgcagcttcttcagcaaTCATCTCGGCTGTTCGTAGCGAGATCCTTTGATACGTCTTGAGGAAATCCTCGTTGAACATTCCGACTGATTTAGGGTTACGTGCGATCATCCTGTGATATATTTCCAGGTGTCAGCGTGTATTTCAGGGTTTGTTGTTTGGTCATTCGTATCTAACGAAGGAAGAGCCTAAACTGACTTTTGGAAGAACAATCCGACTCCGTCCCTTCCTAGTTGACGACAGTAGTTGACCAACAAACTCTGATGCACACATCTCTTCGCCAATTCCttgtctcctcttcgctcaGCATCAAACGCCTCCGCAAGCAGCGAATCGTGCGTTGCCTCTGTCAAGACCGAAGAATCATGCTTGATGAACTCAAAGGACTTCTCGAAATCGCCAACCGCGATATTCGCGAATGCTCGCG
Proteins encoded in this window:
- a CDS encoding ribose-5-phosphate isomerase, with the translated sequence MPTPAVDLLKAKLSSPSGTPDVKATNPNFIPPTQPLTPSRQLPTSVALPVLPAVEAAKRLAAFSAVDRHVGLEHKVIGIGSGSTVPYVVDRIVAQGLEANKDRVFLPTGFQSKELIIKAGLTLGDVDQYAKIDVTIDGADEVDNELNSIKGGGACQLREKVLAEAADTWVIVADYRKNSHVLGTTWTQGIPIEVVPFAYAKVLTNLSHMGSPNALPNGKPGLNLRMGKMKAGPVVSDNGNFIIDAPFPPEMMQKPAELLHAIKMLTGVVEVGLFCDMAKAAYFGNEDGTVTVRADDGSVGQISSVPNTPIVASQAESASVEA